Proteins encoded by one window of Dokdonella sp.:
- a CDS encoding pilus assembly protein PilP: MSPIIFNALRACLVAALVIGTSACTSGLDEVRQWVAAEKAKKGPPLQPPPVIKTFETFQYTLKAPDDRDPFNVPFDKSEAEESTAGPRPDKNRTPEPLEAYPLDGLKMVGTLGAAAAPEGLLKDPEGVIRRVRPGNYVGQNYGRITAINENEIQLVELVANDTGGWVERQASIALSDDKK, encoded by the coding sequence ATGTCCCCCATCATCTTTAACGCATTGCGTGCATGCCTGGTCGCCGCCCTGGTCATCGGGACGTCGGCCTGCACGTCGGGCCTCGACGAGGTCAGGCAGTGGGTCGCCGCGGAAAAGGCGAAGAAGGGACCGCCGCTGCAACCGCCGCCCGTCATAAAGACGTTCGAGACGTTCCAGTACACGCTGAAGGCACCCGACGATCGTGATCCGTTCAACGTGCCCTTCGACAAGTCCGAGGCCGAGGAAAGCACGGCCGGACCGCGCCCCGACAAGAACCGGACCCCCGAACCGCTCGAGGCTTATCCGCTCGACGGCCTGAAGATGGTTGGAACGCTGGGGGCCGCCGCTGCACCGGAGGGATTGCTCAAGGATCCCGAAGGTGTGATCCGGCGCGTCAGGCCAGGTAACTATGTTGGCCAGAACTACGGGCGGATCACCGCCATCAACGAGAACGAGATCCAGCTGGTGGAACTCGTTGCAAACGATACGGGCGGCTGGGTCGAACGGCAGGCCTCGATCGCGTTGTCCGACGACAAGAAATGA
- the pilO gene encoding type 4a pilus biogenesis protein PilO, whose translation MSFFDDLRNLDRNNVGGWPKSIKAFFAILLVGLILFLGWYLKIRDQQDELEGLERKEQTLKGDFSKKQAQVVNLEAYEKQLEDMKEELRQLISQLPGRTEMPKLILAISQAALGAGITNDLFQPGPEVMKGFYAEKPIQLRMTGTYHQFGAFISAVASLPRVVILTMHDVSLRPGAGTATNRPGNAAPPVGGVLTLEGTVKTYRYLDDEEIAAFEAANAPAGANKPAGGK comes from the coding sequence GTGAGTTTCTTCGACGATCTGCGTAACCTCGACCGCAACAACGTCGGCGGCTGGCCGAAGTCGATCAAGGCGTTCTTCGCCATCCTTCTGGTTGGCTTGATCCTGTTCCTTGGCTGGTATCTCAAGATCCGTGACCAGCAGGATGAGCTCGAAGGTCTCGAGCGAAAGGAGCAGACGCTGAAAGGCGACTTCTCCAAGAAGCAGGCCCAGGTGGTCAATCTCGAGGCCTACGAGAAGCAGCTCGAGGACATGAAGGAAGAGCTGCGCCAACTCATCAGCCAGTTGCCCGGCAGGACCGAGATGCCGAAGCTGATCCTGGCGATCTCGCAGGCGGCGCTCGGAGCTGGCATCACCAACGATCTGTTCCAGCCGGGCCCTGAGGTGATGAAGGGGTTCTATGCCGAGAAACCGATCCAGCTGCGCATGACCGGCACTTATCATCAGTTCGGCGCTTTCATCAGCGCCGTGGCTTCGCTGCCGCGCGTGGTCATCCTGACCATGCACGATGTTTCTCTGCGCCCCGGGGCCGGAACTGCCACGAATCGGCCCGGCAACGCTGCTCCACCTGTCGGTGGCGTGCTGACGCTCGAGGGCACGGTGAAGACCTACCGTTACCTCGATGACGAAGAAATCGCTGCGTTCGAGGCGGCCAATGCGCCTGCAGGCGCGAATAAGCCCGCGGGAGGCAAATGA
- a CDS encoding PilN domain-containing protein, which produces MARINLLPWRAERRKQREREFYMMLGASALGAVLVFLLASYWMGLRIDNQNERNAYLEREIKELDGKIEKIKDLEKTRAQLLARKQIIEDLQSNRSQMVHLFDQLAKTIPNGTRLTSLKQANDVLTLEGLAESSTRVATYMRNMENSPQFGRADLGKIENQEGKPNMDKKMPNIFALSVKTKKAEEAKADEMPVPGATDAATEAPKPAVDLGAQLEDAASKLTAKPAPANTPPPATPAANTEEKKP; this is translated from the coding sequence ATGGCCAGAATAAACCTCCTGCCGTGGCGCGCTGAACGGCGCAAGCAGCGCGAACGCGAGTTCTACATGATGCTCGGCGCGTCCGCGTTGGGCGCCGTGCTCGTGTTTCTCTTGGCTTCGTACTGGATGGGACTTCGCATCGACAACCAGAACGAGCGCAACGCCTACCTCGAGCGCGAGATCAAGGAGCTCGACGGCAAGATCGAAAAGATCAAGGACCTGGAGAAGACGCGCGCACAACTGCTCGCGCGCAAGCAGATCATCGAAGACCTGCAATCCAATCGATCGCAGATGGTTCACCTGTTCGACCAACTCGCCAAGACAATCCCGAACGGCACACGCCTGACGTCGCTCAAGCAGGCCAACGATGTCCTCACGCTGGAAGGGCTCGCCGAATCCAGTACGCGCGTGGCCACCTACATGCGCAACATGGAGAACTCGCCGCAGTTCGGCCGTGCCGACCTGGGCAAGATCGAGAACCAGGAAGGCAAACCGAACATGGACAAGAAGATGCCTAACATCTTCGCGCTGTCGGTCAAGACCAAGAAGGCCGAAGAGGCCAAGGCCGACGAGATGCCCGTGCCGGGCGCGACGGATGCCGCGACCGAGGCGCCGAAGCCGGCCGTCGACCTCGGCGCCCAGCTCGAGGACGCGGCCAGCAAGCTGACGGCGAAGCCTGCCCCCGCCAACACGCCGCCGCCGGCGACGCCTGCGGCGAACACCGAGGAGAAGAAGCCGTGA